The window acaacaacaaccacagtaACAACAACACTCCCTCGAACGGCCCTGTCCAGTCCACAGAGCCCCTCTCTGCTGCGTGGCCATAGCCAAAGctccccacccaccccccccacATGCTCCAAACCCCACTCACAGCCACCCCCCCAGGGAGAAGCGAGGCGTTGACTCACGTCCAACCCGTCCCCCCCAGACATGCAGCagcttgttgctgctgctactCAACAACCACAACAACCAGAAGCAGTTGACCAAGAATGGGCACCTGGAGGACAGCTGTGGCATTCTGCCGCCAAGCGGCTCCTCTTCAGTCACATCGGACAGCGAGTGCTCCATCCAGGAGAGGAGTCTGGCCAAGGACAGCAGTGATGCAGAGAGTTCCTACTGGAGTTGCTCTCCCATTGACCTCTCCATAAGAAGCCGGGCCAGTACACAAGACACAGGGCCCAAAACGTCCaccccctcttcctccttctcctctttctcctcttctacCTCTACCCTGTCTTCTTCCACCACAGTGTTTTCCTCCACCCCAGTTGCGTTCTCTCCTCAAGCTTCTGCTCAACCCTCGACCACCGCCTTTTCACCAAGCTCTACTGTTGTCTCCTCTGCTATTTctacttcttcctcctcctctatcTCTACCTCCTCCCTGGACAAACTAACAgaatctttaataaaaaagtgGAAGCCAGAGCCATCAGGATCAAATGTGTGCAAGAACAAGGAGCCTGAAGTGAGCCCCGACCGAAAATCACACTCTAAGGTCACACTTATGCAGCTTCTTCTTGAGCGCAGAAATAATGAGATGGTCAATAAAAGCATAGGTAACCAGGATTTGCCACTTGATATAACTATGGCCACCATGTCTCGAGACCAACCAAAGGGACTCGTGCCCTGGGAGGAGACCAGGACAGAAAGCCCCACAGATAGACCTGTAGCCCCAGCCCAGCCCCTCTACTCGCTTAGTCGTGACCCCAGTGGTGCGCTATCCCCGTACTCCTACTCCTCCCCCCATGTCCAGTCCAGCCCATTGGATTTGTGTAAGTCTAAAGCCTTCCCTGCTGAGAAGGCTTCAGAGCCTGCCTTCAGTGCCAGTAAACTGTTACAAAATCTGGCTCAGTGTGGCACAGCTTCTTCCTCCCCACCCATCCCATCCAGCAAAGGGCTGGGTCAGGAGCTTGATGCCAGTAGGCCCCTTGCCCTATTGGAAAGGCTCAATGCTCCAATCCACAGGACCACCACCACTCCACTCTCTGACAGACCCTCCGGCAGTGGCACACCTTTCAGTCAGAAGGAAGCTTCTCCTTCATCACAGATTGAGAACCTTCTGGAGAGGCGCACTGTGCTGCAGCTCCTTCTAGGAACCGGCTCGGCTACTGCTACAGTCAGCCGCAAAGATAGGCCCAGTGGCAGTGGCAGGAGGAGTGTGGAGGTTGCAGGGGGGTGCTATGACAAGAGCCCCGGTGCCTCCACCATCTGTGACAGCTCCAATGGGCCCCCATTGGACGTAAAGGTCAAAACTGAGCTCACGGAGGAGGTGGGTCAGTCCTCGGCCGTGTCTGAGGACTCGAGTGGCAGAAAGAGACATAGTGGCTATGAGAAGAATAGCCCACTCTCAGATTCTCAGCAGGACTTAAAAACAGAACCACGGCCTGCGGAGGTCATAGCAAAATATGGCCTCCTCAGCCAGCTGCTTAAACAACAGACTGCTACCTACTATACCAGTTCTGCTATGCAGGCTGAGTCCCAGCCCAGACAGgttaaagaggaacagagggAGTATCCAAGCCCCAGTCCTAAGAAGAGACGCCTCTGCTCTGATCGGACTGACAGTTTGCATAATACCAGCTCTCCAAGAGCAGTGGACAGTGGCGACATGAACATTTTTGCATCTTCTGCCGTTCAGGAAGAGCCTGAACGGCAGAGGAATGTGAAGGAAGAGGAGGCTCCGCCAAGGAGCCCACCGAGTGAAACCCTCACCAGAGAGAGTCGGGGCTTCAATGTGCTCAAGCAGCTGCTGCTCTCTGACAACTGCCTGAAGGAGCTGTCCCAGCAGCCCCGGGGGACGCCCAGTCCTTCCGTCCTGCAGGCCAACGGCAAGGCCAACGGCAGCGTTCTCAGTCAGCCTGCCCATAATCACAGCTTCCTCCACCTGCCCGGCTGGCAACCCCATGGTTCCCTAAACTCAGGGCTTCCGGGTAATCTCAGACCACTGCCCACCCCTCCTGCAGGTGACAGCCCCTGGAGTCGCCACCCAGCTCCGTGGCCAGTCACTCAAAAACGGGACCCCCCTACTCTGGTCAAACAGGAGCCCGAGAGCCCTGTGAGATGGAGTAGTCAGgagaatgaggaggaggagggctgtgACTCAAACCTGGACTCTCCACGGCTCTCGCGCTCCAACCCCATCCTGTATTACATGTTGCAGAAGGGCAGCATTCAGCTGAGAAAGGAGGTGCGGGAGCAGGCAGAGGGAACCCAGTCTGTGGTCAGAGTTAAAGAAGAGCCAATCAGTGACATGCATGCTTATGAACACAGTCTGAGCTCCATTCCGCAATCACCGAAAAACAATGACAAGCACAGCCATGAGAGCCAGGGGCTGAGCCATTCGTATGAGTAGAAGTTGTATCAACTAtggaaaaatacaaagtggaaTCACATTCATTgactcccctcctccccccccccccccctttttttttttttaatgacttgcCAAATTGGTTTGATGGgacaaataacaaataatgcaacatttgttttattattattattgttgtggaATAGAGCAAGTTCATATTCAAATGCATACTTGCATTGGTTTCTCAATTTGAAATAGTGAGGTCATGGATTGGTACAAAACAGATTGATTCAACCAAAACCACACAACTGTCACAAATGTAACCTTTCCCATCAGTGATTATCACGCACTACATATTTAATTTAGTTAACGACGAAGTCCTCCTTTACAATTTGGTCTTACACTTATTATTTGTATCTGAATTGTGCACATATCACTATTCCATGTCCCCTTTGTTGCCTGccataaaacatttagagagaaCATTTCAGGCAACATTTATTATTGATGACTCCAAAAATGTTAGCGCTCAGTTCAgtggacatttatttatttttctccatcAGAACATTTTCAGATAGACAGAGTCCCATCAATTTTAGATAAgattcccaaaaaaaaaagtcattctaGGGCAGACACGGCGGTCTATTACAACAATGTACATGATAAATGTATTCAAAGGAGGacctgggaagaaaaaaaacaatattcgcACTGCAATAGCTTCAGTGAGGATCCTACCATGATGAATGCTTTGTCTTGCTTTTCCTCAAGATTCACAGAGTGGGATAACAACCAATGGAGGGAGAATATATCAATGGAGGTTTGAATAGTCACAAGTCATTGAGTTATGCTTTTATTTGGATTGAACTTTTAAAGGCAATATTCGACAGTGCAAATTCAGGGGTGATGTGTTTTTGCGGATTGTGCCGTTTTGAGCAGATGGGTCAACAGTGCGTGCGCGGTGCGTACAGTTGAGCAACTGTGTGCAAACAGGTTTCTAGAGCAACAGTTAAAAGGCTGCAGTGTCTGAGAAACTTATCTTACCATCCTGGGTAAACTCGCaccacttttcttcatgcacaCAAAAGTGTGAAGTGTGAAGCACATggctttttctctgtctgttgtttttcatttcatataAAGGAGCACCTTGAGTTTGCACTACCGAAGCTGAGTCCTTGGTGTCCTTTTCGGAATAATTTAATGGCATGtaatacaaaaagaaatgtcaGTGTTATCTGTTGAGAATTTGACAGTTTGTGATTCTTATTTTTCTTCATAATTTCTTAACTGTTGTGGTTTATGGACATCTTTCATTTTTGTTGCAGTCTCTTAActcataaaatgtcaaaaagaattGCATGATAATTAAGAGGAGACCACAGGTACATCTTTGCTTTCAAAGCAGCTGGAAATGTGTacctgcccccccctccccaataATCACCAAGACGTGTTGGTGTCTTGAGGGATATTTGGTATCTAGCtcctttttcattttgattGTACGGTATTCTCTTCAGTTAACGTCACACACTGCTTTATCCATTTAGTCTTGTGATCTTTTTAATACATATACCTAATGAAGTACGTCTCTTtgattattaatacattttcacaatggttaaatatatttgtgtaaATAGTACTTTCAGTATGAAAGATGActattttgtaatgtttaagAAAAGATATGACCCCTAGTTTTTAATGCCCTGATATGTAAATATGAATTATATGCGTACAAGTGTACATACAACGGCAGAGGATGCTATgcccatcttttttttttcggtTGGTTTGTTCTTTGCATGTGTCTCTATGTGGTAAATGATAATCTATCCTGCGCTGTGTTGTGTAATAATGTCTGACTCTCCTCACTGCTGCCTGTTGCATGCAGACGCATGGGAACTACCTGTGTATCCCTACTGGTGATGGGGGAAAATGTCAAGTCTTAAAATAGGTCTTTTTttatcacagagagagagagagagagagagagagaggttcgTTAAGAATATGAACAGTCCTTAAATAACCACAGACCGTCGAGCAAGTTGATTTAAAAGATGTGTGAAAAATAAACGTgcattgaatatttttttttgtgatttttcttttctgttactGGTTAACAAGGCTCTGTGAAAGAGCTCGGGGCTATAGTGGTGGGCGGGGGGGCGGGCGGGGGGGATTGACGTACAATCATAGATCTGCATTGTGCATTTAAGAAATACATTTGTAGCagcaaatataaaacaaaaaaaaaacaaaaaagatgttTCATTTTTTCATGTGAAGATCTGaaacattatttcattttttttttttttatgttttcatttttggtgtTCATTTGCACTGATATCTCAAAAATAAAGTACTAAAATGCATGACCTAGTATGaatgtgtttctctttttctagtttgccattcagaagtgtttttctttcttttttttctatgcaCAAATTGGTGATGTGGACATGTATATTAGATATTATAAGATGTCGTCTGGGAAAGCTCTAGTCTTTCAAGGGCCGTCATAAAACACATATTTCTCTACACTATTTTAAACAATACATGTGGTCACTTTTACTGTTAAATCAGGACAGACTTATTTTTTAAGAGCGATCGAATACATGTACTGAACaggtttttttcctggctcagaatgggccttttggggggggggtccgcGTACTGCTGACAAAAgactctttccttttttgacagAAGTCcatgcattttcctgttatttctgacaatttcatgaacagaaatatatattagGCTTGAGAAAATGACaccccaattaacaaaactggttcAGAAAAATAAcgtattcatattttttcaaaattcaccgggagagtccggtacagctGGGATCGCAACTGAGATCAGCACTCACATTCAAGTTcatgttctgcttgtttaacGCTTGTTTGGGAAATTCTTAAACACATTaagagaggatttgaattgctatatCTATTCTCAACTCTCACCATTTTGGggctttggggctggctaaaacctcttttggGGGGTGCGCCAAAAATCCGtccatgcaggaaaaacccggATTGACACGGTGAACAATAATGTTTAGAAATGTGGTGATTAGACCCCATTGTGACGTTGGCCCCCCTGATgaagtctagacactggtgtgGTGGTGAAGGGATGCTGAACATCTGGATGGATGAGATGTGGAGCAGGGCTTCTGATGAGCTCAATGGAAGAAACCCCTAGCACAAAGTAAAGCAACCGATAGGGATATTCTGGCACCATACATCCTAATATCTGTCCTGCCTCACAATAAAGAATAGTATTATTTGATAAGGACATCAAAGCCAAACGGCACTTTGTGAAATCAAAGGATCTTAAAGCAGAGTGAGAGGATGTCCTGTATTTGCGTTGAAACCTGTGCTTCTGAGTTGGCTGCAGTTCACTGCAGTGCTGAGTCTtaacaaagacaggaaagaCACTGAAAGGAGGGAGCACACACGCAGGTCACCAGATGTACACTGAATGTCCCACGGATGCGCCTTACAAAATGGAACATCTTCTATTTCGAACCCCAAATATGACCTCATTGCGCAGTTAATACAAAACCTTAATTCTTGTTGTGTGCGGTGGAGAAAGTTGTCCAATTTTGTGATCATTCCCTTGGCATGAGAAAAGCAGCCCGTAGCGTGAGACTTCCTAAAAGGTGAAGATGAGTTCAAGCTAAACTCCCTCTCCCCCCATCCCCTTGCACTGTGCGTTTGAATTTGGAGTCCAGTGAGCGAACAGACGGCTTTTTGTCTGCAGTGCACTTTCAAAATCGCGGCGCAGCTCCTCAGCCCTGACTTCTCCTTTTATTTAATAGTCCCCATGACTGACTGCACTCTCTTTAAACTCTAAGTAACCTTTCCCCTCGGTGAACTTCTCCATTTTCAAGATTGTTATCAAGGCTGAACCACCAGTAACCCTTTGATTTGCTGCGATAGCTGAAGCAGCGGCAAACATAAAGTCGCGAGTTGAAGCTGAGGTCAAGGTGTGAAAACTTGACAATCGGCAGTTTGTCTGTAGCTTCTCGCTTTGATTTCCTGAACTCAGCATGAGGCCCAAAGGATGTGAATGCTGCACACCAGGCCCTCAATGACTCAACTATAGAGGCCAAGGACTCGGAAGTCCCACAACAGGCTTTTTCATAGTCATGAGGTCTCCAAAAACAATTTCCTGGCATTACAGATGCTCCTTCTCTGACAAACAACTTAATGGCTGCACGGGGCTTTAGCTACATGGGGAACACACGAGCTGTTTGAAACACCAGCTACTCTTGTGCATAGATTGGAGTGGAAATGAGATACTTACTGATAGATAGGTGCTTTGTTTATTCACATGGAGGCCACACAGAGCTAACACTTGTCACTAGTTGTCATGGTGATTGGTGTGATAAATATGCTCACAGATGTTCAATCACCCTCTCCTCATACAAGTGTTTGAACTTTGAGCACATGGTTTGACCTCCCATGTtatgtaaatacacacacacacacacacacacacacacacacacaatactctgttacaagtaaaagtcctgcattaaaaaggttcttaagtaaaagtatgtaagtatcttctgtaaaatgtactcaaagtattaaaagtaaaagaactcGATACAAAAAActccattttagaaactggaaacgaaccaaacagttctgtcaatcaactaaaaaatgttaatggtctaatcatttcagctggacttataggctgaaattattttatttataataaaacatcagatttttataaactacatgtgttttgtgtgcaaaactgttaatgtgtaaagtagctagtaactaaagctgtaacagatgaatgtagtggagtaaaaagtccaatatttctctctgaaatgtagcagagtagaagtagaaagtggcatgaaaagaaaagactcaagtaaagtacaagtagctcaacatttgtacttaagtacattactcaagtaaatgtaCTAGTGCAGTGCATGCATGAGAGCAGCGCCTCAAGTCAGACAACAATGAAGAGGTTAGAGCAAACACCTGGGGAAACTCCCACTCTGAGAAAAGGAGGTCATATTGGTTTATTTTGTCAACCTTCTACTGGTTCCCCCAGTGGGGCCTTTGCTTTTGAAGATGTACCTCTTTGTGAAGTCTGTTCCTTAACCCCCCCCGGGGTCGCAACCTTtctgccccccccctccttgCCCTGACCTGGCTGATCCTGTTTCCCGGGACAGGATCAACTGTTGGCCTGCAGCTGTGGcaccccccatcccccctccctctccacactctcacacacacacaaacaaaccacacAACACCAACCACCGACCTTCCTCCCCCCTTCCCCCTCCAGAATTACATTCAGCCCATTCTTCTGACATTTAGTGTAAATATGACATGAAGTGGCAGCATGGCTGAAGTCCTTTCTTTTCCTTAATGCATGATAGCCTCTTGACTCTTGCTGCTTCCCATGGCCTTCTAGTCTACACACATGTCATAATAACTGATTAGTCATAATAAATGACTAATAGTGAGCCATAGTGAGGCAAAGCGCCCCCATCCCTACCCCGTGggacttttataaaaaaatatgtccAGTAGTGaatggagagagacagatactgtttgatcctgtttgaattgagccatggacaTGTTATGTTTGTCAGTTTAAAGCAGGGGTGTGTTCACTCCTTTCACTAAGGGCCgcactggaaaataagaagcACACCCAGGGCCAGACATAGTTAGGTTATTCAcattgaaaatgtcaaacttttttttttttttttttttttttttaagattattttttgggcttttccgcctttaattgataggacagctaggtgagaaaggggagagagagagaggggggaagacatgcaggaaatcgtcacaggtctgactcgaaccctggaccgctgcgttgaggcataagcctctcagtatatgtgagtcaaaaaatgttttactgtacTTTAGCATATCTTATATAGTCTTACAgcttggtcgacataaagccccccaaaaagtaacttagttatcaaagaaaaaaagcgacaaaatcgTAGGAAAAAACATAGGGAAAAGTGGCAAAACCTTTGAACAACAGCGTCGgcaaaagtgacagaaacttcaTAAAAAGCGTCAAATAGCGAAAACGAGGTGGGCCAAAATTGATTTTGGaccctaaattgatatgcgggccggctcaaaatctgcgaggggccgggTTTTGACACGTGGTTTAAAGGATCATTttgcaagtgaagaaagtcACAGTTTGTCGTAGGTTTGTCGTTGTAGTCTACCACTCAGTTTGGTGTGAAACCACTCAGTGAACTACACATCTCTT is drawn from Sander vitreus isolate 19-12246 chromosome 13, sanVit1, whole genome shotgun sequence and contains these coding sequences:
- the nrip1b gene encoding LOW QUALITY PROTEIN: nuclear receptor-interacting protein 1 (The sequence of the model RefSeq protein was modified relative to this genomic sequence to represent the inferred CDS: deleted 1 base in 1 codon) — protein: MTHGEEPGPETHKDSAVLTYLEGLLMHPVVAGPGATASGRSEAAHSNQEQADKVCGPFQLPNHGPAAPKGGTNGPTLGSSQHLKKARLLRSGAWNDPGNQRMSSPPMELNGQGGSLQNGALEGSPHAGESTLLASLLQSFSSRLQSVAMSQHSNKPPSECSSPSKAPPADKEPLPVYGTASSRLKGLMRKSKLQNHSNTPYSRRGHSQDRPPESPRSAHSATPPAAPATAESVSCAERLKAVANMVKIRSSPAPSPKPSVACSQLALLLSSEAHLQQYSREHALKAQLSGRSASERLAAMANQQHGPDKRPPSVGGNLPGGPDTLSSLTTQNGMMTTTTTVTTTLPRTALSSPQSPSLLRGHSQSSPPTPPHAPNPTHSHPPREKRGVDSRPTRPPQTCSSLLLLLLNNHNNQKQLTKNGHLEDSCGILPPSGSSSVTSDSECSIQERSLAKDSSDAESSYWSCSPIDLSIRSRASTQDTGPKTSTPSSSFSSFSSSTSTLSSSTTVFSSTPVAFSPQASAQPSTTAFSPSSTVVSSAISTSSSSSISTSSLDKLTESLIKKWKPEPSGSNVCKNKEPEVSPDRKSHSKVTLMQLLLERRNNEMVNKSIGNQDLPLDITMATMSRDQPKGLVPWEETRTESPTDRPVAPAQPLYSLSRDPSGALSPYSYSSPHVQSSPLDLCKSKAFPAEKASEPAFSASKLLQNLAQCGTASSSPPIPSSKGLGQELDASRPLALLERLNAPIHRTTTTPLSDRPSGSGTPFSQKEASPSSQIENLLERRTVLQLLLGTGSATATVSRKDRPSGSGRRSVEVAGGCYDKSPGASTICDSSNGPPLDVKVKTELTEEVGQSSAVSEDSSGRKRHSGYEKNSPLSDSQQDLKTEPRPAEVIAKYGLLSQLLKQQTATYYTSSAMQAESQPRQVKEEQREYPSPSPKKRRLCSDRTDSLHNTSSPRAVDSGDMNIFASSAVQEEPERQRNVKEEEAPPRSPPSETLTRESRGFNVLKQLLLSDNCLKELSQQPRGTPSPSVLQANGKANGSVLSQPAHNHSFLHLPGWQPHGSLNSGLPGNLRPLPTPPAGDSPWSRHPAPWPVTQKRDPPTLVKQEPESPVRWSSQENEEEEGCDSNLDSPRLSRSNPILYYMLQKGSIQLRKEVREQAEGTQSVVRVKEEPISDMHAYEHSLSSIPQSPKNNDKHSHESQGLSHSYE